The Pseudonocardia sp. HH130630-07 DNA window GCGCCCCGGTGAGGAACCGCTGCAGGGCCGGGAGCGGATCCGGCTCGTCCGCCATCTGCCGGGCGAGCGAGTCCAGGTTGCGCAACGTCTCCAGGCTCAGCGCCTCGACCAGCGCCTGGACGGTCGGGAAGTGCCGGTAGACGGTGCCGACCCCGACTCCGGCGTCCCGGGCGACCTCGTTGAGCCGCAGCTCGCCGACGTCGCGCCCGCGGGCGGCAGCCAGGATGCGCGCACGGCTGCGCCGGGCGTCGATGCGGGCGGCCGGGCTCATGGGACGCAGGTTACCGCTAACCGGATTATTCATCCACTTCGTGTACGGTCGCTAACCGGATAGTTCATCCGTATAGCTCTGGAGCGCACCGTGACCTGGAATCCCGCACACCTCCCGGACCTGACCGGCCGCACGTTCGCGGTCACCGGCGCGACCGCCGGCATCGGGTACTTCGCCGCCGAACAGCTGTCCGGGGCGGGGGCGCACGTCGTCCTGATCGGGCGCAACCCGGCCAAGCTCGGGCACGCCATGGCCGCGCTCGCCGTGCACGCGCCGCAGGGGACGAACGAGGAGATCACCCTGGACCTCGCCGACCTCGACAGCGTTCGGCGCGGCGCCGGGCGACTCGCCGCGCTGCCCCGCCTGGACGGCCTGCTGCTCAACGGCGGCTCGATGGACATGGGCCGGGCCGGGCGCGCGACCACCGCCGACGGCCACCCGATGCTGCTCGGCACCCATCTGCTCTCGGCCCTGGTACTGACCGCGGGTGCACTGCCCCGGCTGACCGCGACCGGGACCCCCGAGGATGCCGCCCGGGTCGTCTTCACCTCGACCGGCTTCGTCCGGCTGTTCCGGCAGCGGCTGAACGACGTCGCCGCCGTCCCCCGGCTCGCGGTCAACGCCTACACCAAGGCCAAGGCGCTCACCGAGGTCGTCGCCCGTGAGCTGGACCGGCGGCTGCGCGAGCGGGAACTGCCCGTCCGGGCGCTGCTCAGCCGTCCCGGAGTGGGGGTCGACGCCCGCACCCCGCGCCGCACCGGCATCCACGACGCGACCACCCGCAGCCAGCCCAACCCGATGACGCCGTGGGCGCAGGGCAAGGACACCGCGGCCTGGTCCGCGGTACGGGCCCTCACCGACCCGGACGCCCGTGGCGGCGACTACCTCGCCCCGACCGGCGCGCTGCGGGGCCGCCCCGAACCGGACACGAACCCGCCACCGAGCACCGTCGCACTCGGTCCCGCCGAGCGCATCCGGATCTGGGACGACCTGCACCGGCTCGCCGGGGTACCGCAGCCGGTCTGAGCGACCCCGGGGCCGGGCTCGGGGTCATCACCGAGGCGGGCGCCGCCGGCGCCCGCGAGGATCCTCCGGATGCGCCCCGATCCCGGCCAGGTCCTGCACTTCTCCGAGGACCCGACGATCACCGAGTTCGTCCCGCACGTCGCGCACACCGCGGCCCGGCCGGACGCGTTCGTGTGGGCCGTCGACGCCGGGCTGGCGCCGGCCTACTGGTTCCCGCGCCAGTGCCCGCGCGCGATGGCCTGGCGCACGCCGTCCACCAGCGACGACGACGCGCGCACCGTGCTCGGCACCGGCGCCCTGCCGCGCGTGCACGCCGTGGAGTACGCCTGGCTGGATCGCATCCGCACGGTCGAGCTGTTCGCCTACCGGCTCCCCGACCGGACCTTCCGGCCGATCGGGGAGCCCGAGCCGCACGCGGTCGTGTCGACGACGGCCGTCCGGCCGATCGGGCGGCCGGAGCCGGTCGGGGACCTGTTCGCCCGGCACGCCGACGCCGGGATCGAGCTGCGCGTGCTGCCCCGGCTCGACGCCTTCTGGGCCGCGGTCACGGCGAGCACCCTGGGGTTCAGCGGGATCCGGCTGCGGAACGCCCGGCCCTAGGGTGTGTCTCCCAATGCGCGGAGCCAGGTGACGATTGCCTTCAGGACGGCGCCGCCGCGGAAGGTCAGGGCGAGCTTGTCGTAACGGGTGGCCAGCCCGCGCCACTGCTTGACGTGGCAGAACCCGCACTCGACGACGTTGCGGTTTCGGTAGTCGACCGGATCGAATGCGGGCGGTCGGCCACCGCGTGAGCCCCGTCGTTTGCGGTGTCCCTGCTGGTCAGAGGGCTCCGGAATGACAGCGATGATCCGGCGCTCGCGCAGGTGCCGGCGGATCGCGCGTGAGGAGTAGGCCTTGTCCGCGCGCACGCGTTCAGGCCGGGTCCGGGGTCGTCCCGGGCCCGGTCGGGCGATGCTCAGGCGCGCCATCAGGTGCGGAAACATTGGCGAGTCGCCGCCCTGGCCGGGGCCGAGGAGGACCACCAGCGGGCGGCCGTGCCCGTCAACGAGCTGGTGGATCTTCGTCGACAGCCCTCCGCGGGACCGTCCCAGCGCGTGATCTGCTGGTTCGGCGAGCAGATTCGTGTAGTTCGATCCGGCCCCCTGTGTCGCGCTTGAGGGTCGCGGCGTGCTGGTGGGCACGGATGATCGTGGAGTCCACGCTGACCGCCCACCCGAGCACCTCGGCGGCGTCGGCCTCGACCAGAAGAGCAGCCAGGATGTGGTCCCAGGTGCCGTCGCCGCTGTAGCGGCGGTGCCGCTTCCACAACGTCTGCCACGGCCCGAACTCGGCTGGGACGTCGCGCCAGGGAAGCCCGCACCGATACCGGTAGATGATCCCCTCGATCACCCGGCGGTCATCGCGGAACGGGCACCCGCGACGACCCTCGGAAGAGGGCAACAGCGGCGCCAGACGGGCCCACTGGACATCAGTCAGGACAGCGGTACGCGGCACCGATCAAGCATCGCGCACCCCGCTCCGCCTATCTGGGAGACACGCCCTAGCGGTACCGGTCACCGGAGCCCGGCGATCCGCTGCAGCCCCGCGACCACCTCGTCGGCCGACGGCGCGTGCTCCGGGTCCGTGAGGTGCTGCAGCAGCACACCCGAGATCAGGGCCAGCTGGGCGGACCCGACGGACCGGACGTCGGCGGGGTCCAGCCCGTCCTCCGGTGCGGCGAGCAGGGCCGCGGCCAGCCCGGACCGGCCCTGCTCCAGGCTCGCGCCCAGCAGTTCCCGGATCGGGTCCGAGCGCTGGGCCAGCACCGCGGCCTCGATGCTCGCCGCGAACAACGCCCGGTGCGCGGTGAAGGACCCGATCATCCGCACCCAGGCGTCGCGGTAGTCGACGGCGGTGCTCATCGACGCCGCCACCGCCCGTCCCCAGTCCCCCATCAGGTCGTCCATCGCGCGGGTCAGCAGGAGCTCGCGGGAGCCGTAGTGGTAGCCGATCGCGGCCATGCTCACGTTCGCCTCGGTGGCGATGTCGCGCACGGTCGACGCCGCGTACCCGCGCTCGAGCAGGCAGCGCTTCGCGCCGGCCAGCAGGTCGTCCCGGTTCCCCACGGGGGCGGAGCCTACGGGATCCCCTGGTTTGGGCGATCGCATGATGCATATGCATTGCGCGTTTGCCCAAATCTCTGGCACCGTCGGACCGGCCGCCCCGCCGTTCCCGGCGCGGGGCCACCGGGAGGACCCATGCATCACCGTCCGAGCGCGGTACTGGCCGCCGTCGGAACCGCACTCGCCGTGCTGGCGGGATGCGCCGCCACCGAGCCGGTGGGCGCCGGGCCGGGCCCGGTGGTCCGCACCGACGCGGGGCCGGTCCGGGGGGCGGTCACCGGCGCCGTGCACACGTTCCGCGCCGTCCCCTATGCGGCCCCGCCGGTCGGTGGGCTGCACTGGGCACCGGCCCGGCCGCCGCAGCCCTGGACCGAACCGCGGGACGCGACCGCCCCCGGGCGGCTGTGCGCGCAGGACGGCCTGGAACTCGGCCGCCCCAGCACCGACGAGGACTGCCTCACCCTCGACGTCACCACCCCGGCCGAGCCCGGCGGTCCGCCGCGGCCGGTCCTGGTCTGGGTGCACGGCGGCAGCAACGTCGACGGCGGTGGCGGGCTCTACGGTGCGGCCCGGCTGGCGGCCGAGGGCGGGCTCGTCGTCGTCACGATCAACTACCGGCTCGGTGCGCTCGGCTTCCTCACCCATCCGGCCCTGCCCGGCGCCGACAACCTCGGCCTGACCGACCAGCAGGCCGCGCTGGGCTGGGTGCGGCGCAACGCGACGGCGTTCGGCGGCGACCCGGGCAACGTCACCCTGGCCGGGGAGTCCGGCGGCGGGGCGGCGGTCTGCACCCAGCTCGCCTCCCCCGCGGCCGACGGCCTGTTCGACAAGGCGATCGTGAGCAGCGCCGACTGCACGGCCACCTGGTCACCGGAGCGGTCCACCGCGCCCCGGCCGCACGAGATCGCGCAGCGGCGCGGGCAGGTCATCGCGCAGCGGCTCGGATGCCCGGACCCGGCGACCGCGGCGGACTGCCTGCGGAGCAGGCCGGTACCCGAGGTGCGCGCCGCCTCCGAGAGCGACGGCGCCGGCGTCGGCCCGGTCTTCGGCACGCCCGAGCTGCCGCGCGACCCGGCCGCCGTCCTGCGCGCCGGTGCGCTCCGCGACGTCCCTACCATGATCGGCTTCAACCGGGACGAGGAGCGCTTCCGGATCTACGGCGAGGAGCTGGGCCGCGGCCCGACCACGCTCGCCCACCTGCGGGACGAGGTGACCCGTCTCGACGGCCCGGACGCGCCGGCCGTACTCGCCGAGTACCCCTGCGCCGACGACGGCTGCGCGGCCACCACCCTCGCCGAGCTGCTCACGGCGCGGAACTACGCCCGCGGCGCCACCGACGCCGCGCACCGGTTGTCCGGCGGCGCGCCGGTGTTCGCCTTCGAGTTCGCCGACCAGCGGGCGCCCTGGTTCCGTGAGCTCCCACCGGCCCGGTTCCCGCAGGGCGCCTACCACACCGCGGAGCTGCCGTACCTGTTCGACGTCGACTGGGCCGAGCCACTCGATCCCCCGCAGCGGGAGCTGGCCACGGAGATGGTCGGGTACTGGTCGCGGTTCGCCCGCACCGGCGATCCGAACGGTGGCGACGCACCGGCCTGGCCGCCGCACACCGGGCCGGACTCGTTCCAGGTGCTCGCCCCGGGCCCCGGCGGGATCCACCCGGCGGCCGGTCTCGCCGAGCGGCACCACCTGGCGTTCTGGGCGGCACGGCCCCGGTGACCGGCGGCGCGCGCCGTGCGCCTCAGCCCGCCGTGCGCCAGTACTGCCGCTTGCCGTCCTCGCGGACGGCGACGCCGTGCCCGGCCAGTGCCCGCCGCAGCTCCCGGAGATCCTTCGCGTCGTCGGACTCCAGCGCGGCCTGCCGGACGCGCAGGATCGCGTGCGCGTCCACCGAAAGCCCTGAGCAGCCGTCGATCCAGCGGGCGAAGTCCGCCGCGTGGGGATCGGTCTCCGACCACCCGTAGCCGTGCGCCAGGAACGCCGACCGCAGCTTCCCGGAGGCGAGGTCGACGCGTTCCCGGGCGATCTCCGCCCCACCGGCACCCAGCAGCACCAGGTGTCTGGTGTCGACGAAGGCGCCGGTCACCGTGCCGTGCGGGAACGACGCCCGCTCGCCGGGCCGCGCGATCGTCACCGTGTCCTCGCCGACGGTGACCGTCACGACGTCGTCGTGGGCCATCAGCGCCAGCACCCCGCCGGCGAGCGCACCGATGACGGCGAGCACCACCGTGGCCGTCGGTCCGATCACCCCGGCCAGCTCGGTGATCTGCTCCTGGTTCGGGAACCAGGGGAGCACAGCGATCCAGCCCGGCACGTGGGCCAGCACGACACCGAGCAGGGCTCCGGCGGCCGGCAGGCCCACCCAGAGCAGGAGGTGCAGACCGATCCCGTGCCGGACGGTCGTCGGGGCGGCGGTCGCGTGTGTCATCCCTGCTCCTCGGTCGGTTCCCCGGTGGCGGACAGTGCGGCGACGAACAGACCGGCCCACTCGGCGGCGAGCGCCCGGTCGGAGGCCCGGTCCCCGGTCAGCAGCCGAGGCACCTCGCCCATCGCGGACATCAGGACGGTCGCGAACAGGGCCGGGTCGGTGCCCCGGAACTGGCCGTGCGCCTGACCCTCCTCGACGAAGGCAACGAGCTCGGCGGTGCCGCCGGCGTGGTTCCCGGCGACGGTGGCCCGGACGCCCTCGCCGCGGGCGTGCCGGCGGATCTCGGTCATCGCACTGATCTCGTCGCCGTGCTCGGAGCAGTGCCCGACGTAGCGCTCCAACATGCCCCGCAGCGCACCCGGGTAGCTGTCGGGCTCCGCGCCGTCGCCGGCCATCGCGGCGTCCAACCGGGCCTCGACGGTCTCGAGGACACTTCGCATCAGTAGGTCCCTGGTGCGGAAGTGGTAGGTGATCAGCGCCGGACTGACCTCGACGTGCGCCGCGATCTGCTTGAACGAGCTGGCCGCGTACCCGCGCTCGGCAAGGACCTCGATCGTCGCCCGGACGATCTGGTCCCGCCGCGCCCGCTCGACGAAGGACCCTCCTGTACGCACAACCAGAATCCTATACGCACAGACAGAATGATCGCCATGCGCTGCTCAGGGGCAGAGTTCCGGCACCCCCGGGCCGGTGAGCTCGTCCGCCCGCACCGGGCGTCCGGAGATCGCGAGCAGCAACGCGAGGGCCATCCCGGCCACCTCGGGACCGTCACCCAGGACGAGATCGGTGTCGGTCGCCGTCAGCCGCAGCCCCGCGACGCGCTCCCTGGCCCCGCCGAACGACGCCGACGTGCGGGCCTGCAGCCGCAGCGCCGGGAGCACGGCGGCGAGCGGGTAGGTCCTGCTGATGCCCAGCGGACGGCGGACGTCCTCGCCGTGCACGACCATCTCGACCAGGCGGGTGGCCGGCGGGGCGGGCGGTGTCCGGGTGAGCGGGATCGTGGCCGTCAGCCGCTCAAGGGTCTCCGCCGGGGACGCGCCGCGCTCCCGGGTGATGCCCGTCCCGTTCAGCCGGTCGAAGTCCATCCGCGCCCGGATCATCTGCCCGACGAACCGGGCCCGTCCGGTCCGGGCACCGTCGACGAGATGGGCGATCACGTCGTGCACGGTCCAGCCCGGGCAGAGCGAGGGCGTCTCCCAGGCGTCGCCGGTGATCGGCTGCAGGTCACGGGCGAGTGCGGTGCGCTCGTCGCGGACGAGACTCCAGACGGCGTTCACGGTCGTCCTCCGGCGGGGTGCGGTCGGTGTCGACGATCCGACCGCCCGGCGCGGGCGAACTCATCGCCGGGGCTCAGCCGCGCAGCAGCCAGTGCGAGCGCAGTGCCGTGGCACGTTCGAGGCCGGCCACGAACCCGGCGGCGGGCACCGCGACCTTCAGCCAGCCGGTCAGCGGCACCGGCGAGGTGAAGCGGCCGACGTGCTCGGCCACCACGTCGATCGTGGTGAGGGCGGCGGCACCGTTGAGCGCGCTGACGACCAGGACCGCGACGAGGACGGCCACGGACGCGATCCCCACCGCGGAGCTGGCCCGCGGGAACCGCTCGGCGAACCGTGCCCGCCGCCCCTCCTGCGACTTCGGGTGCGGGCTCAGGACCTGCGCGGTGCCGTCGTCGCGGACGTGGTGGATGCGCTTGACGCCGTACTGGTTCTTCGCCACCTCGATCACCCCACCGGGCACCGGGAACGTGACGGGCAGCCCGGCCCTGGCGATCTGGACGCCGTCCCGGTAGAGCGACGCCGGGCTGCGCCTCGTCGTGCTGTCCGCCGTGTGCCGGACGTCGACCTCGTAGAAGTGACCGTCCGGGAGCCGGAGGCCGAACACCGAGCGGGCGAACAGCTGCCAGAACCGGTACGGCTGCAACGGGGTCCCGTCGCCGGGCTTGACCTTCGACAGCTGCCAGCGACGCTTGTAGTCGGTGAACATCGTGCGTCCCTTCCGTTCCGTCGGGTGGGCCTGCTCGGCGATCGGCATGACAGGAACGTTAGGAACCTCGGCCGGTGCCCCGGATCGGTCGACCGACTCCGATCGGGAGACCGAAGTCGGAGCCGGGACCGCCGCCGGGGGGACGCCGTACCGCACCCGGCCGTCCTAGGCTCACGGCCATGACCACGGCCGCCGGAACGGGACGACAGCGCTGGCTGCCCCGTGTGCACGATGTCCTGCTGGTCTTCGTCCCCCTCGTCATCGGCCTGCTCGGGCTCCGGATCCGGGTCAACCTCACCGCTGCCCTGCCGCCGTGGCTGCTCTACGTCGACATCGCCGCCGGCGCCGTCGGCTGCCTCGCGCTCTGGTGGCGCCGCCGGTTCCCGGTGCAGGTCGCGGCGCTGATCATCGTGTTGAGCACGTTCGCCGAGTCGGTCGCCACGGCGGCGATGGCCGCGCTGTTCACCGTGGCCATCCACCGCTCGGTCCGGACGACGGCGATCGTGGCCGTCGCGACCCTCGCCGCCGTCTCGATCTTCTACGTACTGCGCCCGGAGACCAGCGTCCCGGCGTGGGCGATGACGCTGCTGGTCGGCAGCCTGTTCGCCGCGACGATCGCGTGGGGCCTGCTCCTGCGCAGCCGTCGCCAGCTCATCGCGTCCCTGCAGGAGCGCGCGACGATGGCCGAGATCGAGGCCGAGCTGCGTGCCGAGCGCACCCAGCACGAGGCCCGCGAGACGCTGGCCCGGGAGATGCACGACGTCCTCGGCCACCGGTTGTCGCTGCTCAGCGTGCACGCCGGCGCGCTGGCCTACTACCGGGACGCGACACCGGAGGAGACCTCCCGGGCCGCCGACGTGATCCGGGAGAACGCCCACGGCGCGCTGCAGGACCTCCGCGAGGTGATCGGGGTGCTGCGGGCGCCGGTCGGCGAGATGCCGCTGCCCGGGGTCGGCGACATCGGCGAGCTGCTCGACGAGACCCGTCGCGCCGGGACCCCGGTCACCCTGGACGACGAGCACGGCGTCACGGCCGGCGACCGCCTGGTCACCGACACCGTCGGGCGCACGCTCTACCGGTTCCTCCAGGAGAGCCTCACCAACGCGCGCAAGCACGCGCCGGAGGCCCCGATCGCCGTCCGGATCACCGGGGAGCCGGGCGACCGGCTCGACGCGGAGGTCGAGAACCGGGCGCCGGTCCGGCCGTCCGAGGCGTTCGAGCGGCCGCCGGGGTCCGGGGAGGGGCTGCGCGGCCTGGCGGAGCGGGCGACGCTGGTCGGCGGGCACCTCGACCACGGCCCGACCGCGGCCGGTGGGTGGCGGGTCGCGATCCGGCTGCCCTGGTGAGTGCTGCGTTCCTCCGTCGGGTCACCGGTCGGGGAGACGATCGACGAAGTACTCGGCACGACCGCCGTGGCGCCGGAAGCCGAGCGACCGGATCCGGTTCCCGGCGGCTCCGAAGTCCGTCCCGAGATCCTCGACGAGATGGATGCAGGTCAGGTCGAACGCGTCCGCCGACCCGTCGGCCATGTCGTCCAGGTACTCCGCGACGACGTCCGGCAGCGCGACGAGGACGGGATCGACGAGGAACACCAGCTCGGGCGGCGGGGAGAGCCGATAGGCGCCTCTCGACCCGACGGGCTCGAAACCGAACCCGTCACGCCGGAGCACGTCGAGCAGTCCCCGGACCTGGTCCTCCGCACCGGTCGCCGCCCCGCTCACTCCGCTTCGCAGAAGCGAAGGCCGTTGCCGGACGGGTCGACGACGCTCACCGTCGGGCCGCCCGGCGCGTCGCGGTCGATGCCCGGCCGCATGAACAGGTAGTTCTTGCTGCTCAGCTCGCTGTGCAGCGCGGTCACGTCGGCGACCGGGATCCAGACCGTGCTGCCGGGCGTGCCGTCGCCGTGGTGCTCGGACAGGTCGATCCGGGCGTCCCCGCGAGCCACCCGCGCGTAGAGCGGCATCCCCGGGGAGAAGCGGTGCTCCCACTCGACGGCGAAACCGAGATAGTCCAGGTAGAACGAGCGGACGTCGTCGAAGCGCTGCACCCGCAGGATCGGTACCGGCGCGCCGATCCCCGGGCCGTCGGCCGCCGACCGGTCCAGTACGGCGCTCGCGGTGTTCCAGTCGCGGAACCCGAGCTGGTGGGCGACCAGCTCGAGGGCGGCACCGTGGCCGATCGTGACGCCCTGCGCGGCGAGGTCGGTGCGCAGCGTGCGGGCTGCGGCCTTGGCGTCGGTGCTGGTGAGATCCATGTCGACCCGTCCCGGTGTCGCTCGTCCAGTGCCCGCGTTGCTGGGCGGACACCGTGCACAGGCTGCCGATGACGACCGTGGTCGGCGTGTTCACCACGCCTTGCGGCGAGCGGGCGGCGGGCCACGCCGGGCCCGGGGACACGGTAGCGGGAGCCGGGCGCAGCGGGCCAGCTCCGGAACCGGCTCGATGTGCGGACCCCCCGGTGCGAGACTCCCGCCATGACCGCCCGGCGTGCCGTCCTGCTGAACGGCCCGGCGGGTGTCGGCAAGACGACCGTCGGCCGGCGGCTCGCGGAGCGGGTACCCAACGGCGTCTGCATCTCGGGTGACTCGCTCAAGGAGTTCGTCGTCTCCCGCGACGACCGTCGGCCTCGGGGCATGGCGTTCCGCGCGGCAGCCGCGCTGACCGAGGTCTACCTCGACGCCGGGTTCGAACTCGTCGTGTTCGAGTTCGTCTTCGAGCACGACGAACACGTGTCGCGCTTCCGGCGGTCCGTGTCGCCCGGAACCACCGTGCAGGTCGTCACGCTCTGGGCGCCGCTGGCCGTCGTCGTCGCACGGGAGGAGGCCCGGCCCGGGCGGGCGCGGTTGGGGCCCCGGGTCGCCGAGTGCTGGACGACGATGCAGCGCAACCTCCACGCACTCGGCTCGGTCGTCACAGCCGACCGAGCCGTCGACGACGTGGTCCTCGATGTGGAACGCACATTACGACACCCTCTCGATACGTAATGGTTGTCCTGTGGAGCAGCATTACGTCATGGTCGAGACGTGCTGGAACACCTGTTCGCGACCATCTCGACCCACGGGACCCCGCTGGGCCGCGTCCAGTACCAGGTGTGCGCCTGCGGCGCCTTCCGCGTCCTCACCGAATGGAGCGACCCGCCACCCACGCGCGCCTGCGTGGAGCACTCCGGGATCGCGCGACCCCCGGAAGGGAGCACGACCGTGGCCGGGTTCGGCAAGACCAGAGCGGCGTACCGGATCGATCCCCCACCCCACGCACCACCGGAGCGCCCCGGGCAGGGCCGCCGTCGCACGCACCGCTCGGCCCTCGACCGCCTCCGCGACCACCTGCGCGGACGGTCCCGGCCGTCGCCGGGCGCGGGTCTCCCAATGCGCGGAGCCAGGTGACGATCGCCTTCAGGACGGCGCCGCCGCGGAAGGTCAGGGCGAGCTTGTCGTAACGGGTGGCCAGCCCGCGCCACTGCTTGACGTGGCAGAACCCGCACTCGACGACGTTGCGGTTTCGGTAGTCGACCGGATCGAATGCGGGCGGTCGGCCACCGCGTGAGCCCCGTCGTTTGCGGTGTCCCTGCTGGTCAGAGGGCTCCGGAATGACAGCGATGATCCGGCGCTCGCGCAGGTGCCGGCGGATCGCGCGTGAGGAGTAGGCCTTGTCCGCGCGCACGCGTTCAGGCCGGGTCCGGGGTCGTCCCGGGCCCGGTCGGGCGATGCTCAGGCGCGCCATCAGGTGCGGAAACATTGGCGAGTCGCCGCCCTGGCCGGGGCCGAGGAGGACCACCAGCGGGCGGCCGTGCCCGTCAACGAGCTGGTGGATCTTCGTCGACAGCCCTCCGCGGGACCGTCCCAGCGCGTGATCTGCTGGTTCGGCGAGCAGATTCGTGTAGTTCGATCCGGCCCCCTGTGTCGCGCTTGAGGGTCGCGGCGTGCTGGTGGGCACGGATGATCGTGGAGTCCACGCTGACCGCCCACCCGAGCACCTCGGCGGCGTCGGCCTCGACCAGAAGAGCAGCCAGGATGTGGTCCCAGGTGCCGTCGCCGCTGTAGCGGCGGTGCCGCTTCCACAACGTCTGCCACGGCCCGAACTCGGCTGGGACGTCGCGCCAGGGAAGCCCGCACCGATACCGGTAGATGATCCCCTCGATCACCCGGCGGTCATCGCGGAACGGGCACCCGCGACGACCCTCGGAGGAGGGCAACAGCGGCGCCAGACGGGCCCACTGGACATCAGTCAGGACAGCGGTACGCGGCACCGATCAAGCATCGCGCACCCCGCTCCGCCTATCTGGGAGACACGCCCTAGACCTGCATCACCGGCGGTTCCCCGCCGCCACCATTGGTTAGGGTCGCCCCATGCCGCGCCCGACCCAGGAAGAGATCGACGCGGAGATCGTGGACCGCGCGTCGGCACTCTTCGCCCGCCACGGGTACCGGCACACGTCCGTACAGCAGATCGCGGACGCCGTCGGGTACTCCAAGGCGGGACTGCTCCACCGGTTCCCCGGCAAGGAGGCCATCCACCAGGCCGCCGTCCGGTCGGCCCTCGAACGCTCCGAGGATCTCGTCGCCCGCCTCACCGACGTCCCGGCGGGACCCGACCGCGACCGCGTCCTCGTCGAGACGCTGGTCGACAACGCCCTGCGCCACCCCGGCACCTCGGCCTTCCTGTACGCGCTCTCCGATCCGGGGAGCCCGGGCGAACCGCCACCCGAGGTGCGGCGGGCCGGGCTGGCCCTGGCCGACGTCTTCGGGGTCGATCCGGAGCAGCCCGATCCCGGGCGGCTCGTGCGGATGATCGTCGTGGCGATCGGGATCCATCACGCCGCCGAGTCCGCCGCCTCCCGCGGCCGGCAGCACGAGTGGCGCGGGCACATCGTCGCGACCGCGCTGGCCGCACTCGGGTCCGGCTGAACCGCGCCCGACCCGACATGCAGCCGTCGCGGGCCCGGG harbors:
- a CDS encoding DUF6886 family protein, producing the protein MRPDPGQVLHFSEDPTITEFVPHVAHTAARPDAFVWAVDAGLAPAYWFPRQCPRAMAWRTPSTSDDDARTVLGTGALPRVHAVEYAWLDRIRTVELFAYRLPDRTFRPIGEPEPHAVVSTTAVRPIGRPEPVGDLFARHADAGIELRVLPRLDAFWAAVTASTLGFSGIRLRNARP
- a CDS encoding YqeB family protein — translated: MTHATAAPTTVRHGIGLHLLLWVGLPAAGALLGVVLAHVPGWIAVLPWFPNQEQITELAGVIGPTATVVLAVIGALAGGVLALMAHDDVVTVTVGEDTVTIARPGERASFPHGTVTGAFVDTRHLVLLGAGGAEIARERVDLASGKLRSAFLAHGYGWSETDPHAADFARWIDGCSGLSVDAHAILRVRQAALESDDAKDLRELRRALAGHGVAVREDGKRQYWRTAG
- a CDS encoding sensor histidine kinase, translated to MTTAAGTGRQRWLPRVHDVLLVFVPLVIGLLGLRIRVNLTAALPPWLLYVDIAAGAVGCLALWWRRRFPVQVAALIIVLSTFAESVATAAMAALFTVAIHRSVRTTAIVAVATLAAVSIFYVLRPETSVPAWAMTLLVGSLFAATIAWGLLLRSRRQLIASLQERATMAEIEAELRAERTQHEARETLAREMHDVLGHRLSLLSVHAGALAYYRDATPEETSRAADVIRENAHGALQDLREVIGVLRAPVGEMPLPGVGDIGELLDETRRAGTPVTLDDEHGVTAGDRLVTDTVGRTLYRFLQESLTNARKHAPEAPIAVRITGEPGDRLDAEVENRAPVRPSEAFERPPGSGEGLRGLAERATLVGGHLDHGPTAAGGWRVAIRLPW
- a CDS encoding IS5 family transposase, encoding MLAEPADHALGRSRGGLSTKIHQLVDGHGRPLVVLLGPGQGGDSPMFPHLMARLSIARPGPGRPRTRPERVRADKAYSSRAIRRHLRERRIIAVIPEPSDQQGHRKRRGSRGGRPPAFDPVDYRNRNVVECGFCHVKQWRGLATRYDKLALTFRGGAVLKAIVTWLRALGDTP
- a CDS encoding TetR/AcrR family transcriptional regulator, producing MRTGGSFVERARRDQIVRATIEVLAERGYAASSFKQIAAHVEVSPALITYHFRTRDLLMRSVLETVEARLDAAMAGDGAEPDSYPGALRGMLERYVGHCSEHGDEISAMTEIRRHARGEGVRATVAGNHAGGTAELVAFVEEGQAHGQFRGTDPALFATVLMSAMGEVPRLLTGDRASDRALAAEWAGLFVAALSATGEPTEEQG
- a CDS encoding SDR family NAD(P)-dependent oxidoreductase is translated as MTWNPAHLPDLTGRTFAVTGATAGIGYFAAEQLSGAGAHVVLIGRNPAKLGHAMAALAVHAPQGTNEEITLDLADLDSVRRGAGRLAALPRLDGLLLNGGSMDMGRAGRATTADGHPMLLGTHLLSALVLTAGALPRLTATGTPEDAARVVFTSTGFVRLFRQRLNDVAAVPRLAVNAYTKAKALTEVVARELDRRLRERELPVRALLSRPGVGVDARTPRRTGIHDATTRSQPNPMTPWAQGKDTAAWSAVRALTDPDARGGDYLAPTGALRGRPEPDTNPPPSTVALGPAERIRIWDDLHRLAGVPQPV
- a CDS encoding maleylpyruvate isomerase family mycothiol-dependent enzyme, which codes for MNAVWSLVRDERTALARDLQPITGDAWETPSLCPGWTVHDVIAHLVDGARTGRARFVGQMIRARMDFDRLNGTGITRERGASPAETLERLTATIPLTRTPPAPPATRLVEMVVHGEDVRRPLGISRTYPLAAVLPALRLQARTSASFGGARERVAGLRLTATDTDLVLGDGPEVAGMALALLLAISGRPVRADELTGPGVPELCP
- a CDS encoding TetR/AcrR family transcriptional regulator, which translates into the protein MGNRDDLLAGAKRCLLERGYAASTVRDIATEANVSMAAIGYHYGSRELLLTRAMDDLMGDWGRAVAASMSTAVDYRDAWVRMIGSFTAHRALFAASIEAAVLAQRSDPIRELLGASLEQGRSGLAAALLAAPEDGLDPADVRSVGSAQLALISGVLLQHLTDPEHAPSADEVVAGLQRIAGLR
- a CDS encoding IS5 family transposase, producing the protein MPRTAVLTDVQWARLAPLLPSSEGRRGCPFRDDRRVIEGIIYRYRCGLPWRDVPAEFGPWQTLWKRHRRYSGDGTWDHILAALLVEADAAEVLGWAVSVDSTIIRAHQHAATLKRDTGGRIELHESARRTSRSRAGTVPRRAVDEDPPAR
- a CDS encoding carboxylesterase/lipase family protein, with product MHHRPSAVLAAVGTALAVLAGCAATEPVGAGPGPVVRTDAGPVRGAVTGAVHTFRAVPYAAPPVGGLHWAPARPPQPWTEPRDATAPGRLCAQDGLELGRPSTDEDCLTLDVTTPAEPGGPPRPVLVWVHGGSNVDGGGGLYGAARLAAEGGLVVVTINYRLGALGFLTHPALPGADNLGLTDQQAALGWVRRNATAFGGDPGNVTLAGESGGGAAVCTQLASPAADGLFDKAIVSSADCTATWSPERSTAPRPHEIAQRRGQVIAQRLGCPDPATAADCLRSRPVPEVRAASESDGAGVGPVFGTPELPRDPAAVLRAGALRDVPTMIGFNRDEERFRIYGEELGRGPTTLAHLRDEVTRLDGPDAPAVLAEYPCADDGCAATTLAELLTARNYARGATDAAHRLSGGAPVFAFEFADQRAPWFRELPPARFPQGAYHTAELPYLFDVDWAEPLDPPQRELATEMVGYWSRFARTGDPNGGDAPAWPPHTGPDSFQVLAPGPGGIHPAAGLAERHHLAFWAARPR